TCTGACTATGGTTATTGCCATTGTGAAGGTTCATGGTGCGAATGGATACTGGTCCACGCAAAACGGATTTGAATATAACCTTGCGATCCTGGTGATTGGTGTAGCAATAGCTTTGATAGGTGGAGGACAATATGCTCTGGACGCATTGATTTTCTAAGAGCGGCACGCGAAATGAATAATGAGTACCTGGACGCCATAAAGATGGCGGAAGGGTGCTCTTTTTTTGCAATCCGAAAAGAGAAGAATCTCTGCTGTACGTAATCGGTTATTTTCGGTAAAGATTATGGTACAATAGGAAAGTTGGATACTAAATCAGGTCTACGGCATGAATGGAAGCACAATGCTTAGGGAGGATGAACTCCGTTGTAAATGTGTAAAATTAACATAGGATGCTTAATTGCCTAATATGCGAAAATGCGAATGTACAATCAACCGGCATAGCCGGATTGCATAAAGATTGAATGGTAGACCGGCCTCGCCGGATTAACGTGAATGAACGGACGAAAGGGATAGAATCTATGAGCAAAGCTGCAGATAACATTCTTCAACAGGAAGTGGACAAACGCCGGACGTTTGCCATTATCTCTCACCCGGATGCGGGTAAAACGACATTGACCGAGAAACTGTTGCTGTTCGGGGGCGCGATTCGTCTTGCCGGTACAGTCAAAGCTCGGAAAGCAAGCAAACATGCAACAAGTGACTGGATGGAAATTGAGAAACAGCGGGGAATCTCGGTAACTTCTTCCGTAATGCAGTTTGATTACCTGGGTCATCGCATCAACATCTTGGATACACCGGGTCACCAAGACTTCAGTGAAGATACGTATCGTACACTGACCGCTGCCGATAGCGCAGTCATGTTGATTGACGTGGCCAAAGGTGTCGAGGCACAGACCATTAAATTGTTCCAGGTTTGTGCGAAGCGTGGTATTCCGATCTTTACGTTCATCAACAAGCTGGACCGTGAAGGACAAAGCCCGTTTGATCTGATGGAAGAACTCGAAAACGTACTGGGGATTCGCTCCGTACCGATGAACTGGCCGATTGGTACAGGTCGTGAGCTATGCGGTGTGTACGATCGGATGAAAAATCAAGTGGAATTGTTCCAAGGGGACGATCACTCGACAATTAAAGTACAAAAAGTAGATGGATACGAAGATCCAATCATTCGTGAGATGGCAGGAGATTATCTGCATGATCAGCTGTGTCAAGATCTAGAGCTTCTGGATGTTGCAGGAGACCAGTTCGACATGGAGAAGGTACAACGCGGTGAACTAACCCCCGTATTCTTCGGTAGTGCCATCAATAACTTTGGCGTGCAGACGTTCCTTGAGAACTTCCTGCAGCTCGCACCGAAACCGGAACCACGTCGCAGTACAGCAGGTGAGATTGAGCCAACGAATGAGAAATTCAGCGGTTATGTCTTCAAAATCCAGGCAAACATGAACCCGGCACACCGGGATCGTATTGCATTCCTGCGGATTGTGTCTGGTAAGTTCCAACGTGGTATGAGCGTGAAGCATAATCGTGTGGGCAAAGAAATCAAACTGTCGCAGCCTCAGCAATTCCTGGCACAGGATCGGGATATTGTAGAAGAGGCTTACGCAGGCGATATTATTGGTCTGTTTGATCCGGGTATCTTCCGGATTGGCGATTCATTGAGCCAAGGCAGCGAGGTTATTTTTGACGAACTGCCAACGTTCTCACCAGAGATTTTTGCCAAAGTTACGGTTAAAAATGCATTGAAACATAAACAATATCAAAAAGGGATTGACCAGTTGACCGAGGAAGGGACGATTCAGGTGTTCAACACCGTTAGCTTCGACGAGACTTTGCTCGGCGTCGTGGGTCAGCTCCAATTCGAGGTATTTGAATACCGGATGAAGGGCGAGTACGGGGTAGACGTGCAGCTCCAGCGCATGCCTTATCAATTTGCTCGCTGGATCGTGGACGAGAATCTGGACCCAAGTAAATTTCGGATCAACTCCGCTCTGGTGAAAGATAAAAAGGGCAATTATGTTGTCCTATTCGAAAATGAATACGCGATGAGAACCGCAATGGACAAAAATCCAACGGCGAAATTCCTGGAGACAGCTCCTTAAGCCGTTTCTTCCTAAAATAGTAAAGACAGCAGAAACAAATGACCTAAATCCCTGATCAGAGGGGTTTAGGTCATTTTTGTTGCTCCCAGCTTTTATATCTCATTAAGAATTCCGTCGCCTAGGCGAAAAGGGAAAATAACATTAGTCATCATTCAGTCTGCTCTCAGCAGCAACGGACGAGGATATCTTCGATCTGTTTGATCAGGTAGCTGAAATCATTGTAGTTGTATGATGATATTACATGCTTGAAGGAAATAGATCAGCCTTGTTAATCGGAGAGTCAGCTTCTAGTGATTAGTTACTGCCGTCTCGGGAAGCTGCATGTATATACACAAACAAGGTACAGCCTCCTGAGTTATGCTCAGTGACTGTACCTTGTTTGGTTGGGGGACCTAATTAGTCTGCGGGGGATGTAACTGCCTTGCTCTTTGGAGCAGGGCACCATCCAGACCAATGAGCCAAATCTTTTTTTGCAGACAGAACAACGTGATGATGGTACCTTTCCCTCCAAGGCTTCAGTTATCTGATGGGTTGAACGGGAATGGTGTGCAGATGCTCCTGCGCGATTTGAATTAATTCTTCCTGCTTCGCAGGTTCCGTGTTCTTCCAGATCATTTCGAAAATGGCACCAAGTCCGGGTAATGCTGCTTCCGGTCCATCTACAGAACCTTCGATCATCTCCCGGAGCTGATCATCACTTTTATCATGAACCTTATGAACAATCGCTTCACGCAGGCTTAATGTAATGGGCATCGCAAGTCCCTCCTCGTATATTCGGCTGCTCTAATACTGTTCCCTGGGAAGCGTGAGCGCATTCAAGTTTATTGGGCTTTGTGGTATACTACGAAGGATATTTAAGTAAACACTGACCCTTAATTGAAAAATGGACTACCAATAGATGCGTAATGCTGAAGTGCAGCGGGAGGTTAGACCCTAATGGCAAAAAAACAATATGCCGTCATTGGCATGGGACGGTTCGGATCAAGTGTAGCCAATGCCCTGAGCGGCATGGGATTCGACGTATTGGCAATTGATGCGGACGAGCAGCGGACTCAGGAAATGTCCAATATTGTGACTCATGCCGTATCGGCAGATTCGACGGACGAAGAAGCGCTGCGTGCGCTGGGCATACGGAATTTTGATGTCGTCGTTGTGGCGATTGGTGAAGACATTCAGTCGAGTATTCTCACGACCCTTATTCTGAAAGATATGGGTGTACCTGTTCTGATTGTAAAAGCACAAAATGAGCTTCATGGTAAAGTATTGCAGAAGATCGGTGCAGACAAGGTTATTTATCCTGAGCGGGATATGGGACTGCGTGTAGCCCATCATCTGACATCTCCAAACATTCTCGATTACATCGAGTTATCTGAGGATTACAGCATTTTGGAGATGAGAGCGTCTGAGCAAATGATCGGTAAAAATCTGCTGGAGCTAAATATTCGTGCACGTTTCGGTTGCAACGTGATGGCGATTCGCAGTGGGAATTCGATGAATATCTCTCCGTATGCGGAGGATCGGATTGCGGACGGGGATGTGCTGATCATCGTTGGTCACAAGGACCATTTGACGAAAATGGAGCTTGCGTATCCAAAGTGATAAGTATAATGACGGGATAAATGGAGCAATCTTTAGTCGGAAAATTTCAATTCGTCATGTAACATGTTGATAAAAAATCCCGCAGACGGAAGGATGGAAAGATGGATATTGTATCACCGCAAAATACACGTGTGAAGGAATGGGCACAGCTGCTGGAGAAAAAACACCGTACCCGTCAACATAAATATATTATTGAAGGCATTCATCTCGTAGAGGAAGCACTGCGCGCCGGGGCGGATCTGGAATGCATTGTTTACGATGGGGAGCAGGGTGTACCCAAGGAACTGGCTGGACTGGAGGCTCCACTTCAGCGCGTGGAATGGATTAGTGTATCCCCTGCGGTTATCGCCAAGTGTACGGATACGATGACACCCCAACCTGTTTTTGCCATTGTACATAAAGGTCGCGAGCTGCTTCAAAGTCTGTTGTCTTCTGCCAAGGGGTTTGTTGTGGTATTGGACAATGTTCAGGACCCGGGTAATGTGGGAACGATCATTCGCAGTGCGGATGCAGCGGGAGCGGCAGGTGTTGTACTCGGTGCTGGTTGTGCCGATGTCTATAATCCGAAAACGATCCGTTCAACGATGGGATCATTGTTTCATCTGCCAATCGTAGAAGGTCCGTTGGAATCGTTGCTGCCTGAAGCAAAGGCTGCGGGCGTAAAGTTGGTTAGTACGTCTTTGCAAGCGGAGTATTCGTGCTACAGTTATGATTTTACACAATCAGTATGGCTTGTGATCGGTAATGAGGGCAAGGGCATATCGGAATCTACTGCACAACTGGTGGACGATGCAATTACGATTCCGATGCAGGGACAGGCAGAGTCACTTAACGCGGCGATGGCGGCCACGATTTTGCTGTTTGAAGCGATGAGGCAGCGGATGGTTTAGCAGATGAATAATATACTTCATGTTTATATGAGGTAAGAGATATAAGCTTATTCCAACTCGAACGATGAGTGAGGAATGGGCTTTTTTGGTATGGCCCGGTGAAAGTTGAAATAAATAAATCGAACGATATGGAGCTGGTATGCCAATATATAGTGTAAGGAGGAAGGGGATGGATGATGAGTGAGGCAGAAAGGTACATAAAACTTGTGGAATTAACCCGGGCTGGTGATTACGAAGCATATGGGGAGTTATATGAGCTAACGGTGATGGATGTGTATCGCACTGTCCGTTTTCTGATTCGTGACTCATCTGACGCGGAAGATCTGGTACAGGAAATTTATATTCAGGCATACAGGTCCTTGGAGCGTTACGATTCGGAGAGAGCGTTTCGTCCCTGGTTAATGGGTGTGACGATGCGGCAGGTCCGAAGTTACCGGCGGAGACGATTGACGCAATTTCGTTTTAGCAAGCGGATGGAAAAGTCTGATACGGGGCTGGAGTATGATTTTTCCGGTGACTTAATCAACAAGTTGGCAAATCGTCCTCTGCTTGAGCAGGTACACCGATTGCCGTACAAGCTCCAGCAGGCCATCACTCTTCACTATTTGAACGAGTACACGCAAGAAGAGATTTCATGCATATTGGAAATTCCAATAGGAACGGTGAAATCGCGTATTCATGCGGCATTAACCAAGCTGAGGCAGAATCAGAAGTTGAACCTAGGTATTCGGGGAAAGGTGGAGGATTTGCATGAATCTCGATGAACAGCTGCGAACAGCCTACCAGGAAGAGACCAAAAACTGGACAATTTCTGATAGAACAAAACATAAAATCTTAAATGCTGTTCGACGTGAATCACGTCTCAAAAGACATCGGAAAAAATGGCTGGTTACTGTTCTGCTGGCTGCTGTGCTCATCATTCCTACTGGAGCCTATGCGGGGTATTCCTACTTGGCTAACGAAATGTATGGTTCACAGGAAAATATATCAGCGGTGGGTGGAACATCGGAGGATTATATGAGACTGGAAGCGAAGCTGCAGACAGCCAAAAAACATTTAAGTGAAGAGGAATTTATTCAATTTATGGATCTGATGAAGCAAATGGGGCAAATGGCTTTGAAGTATGCGGATCAACAGGGAGAGATGCACCCCGAGCAATGGAGTGTCACAGAACAGACGGAGTTTAATCGTCTTACTGCAGAACTGGAACCATTTTTCGAAAAGCTGGAAGCAGCAAGTGTAGACTCTCCCAAAGAACCTATGGACCAGGAGCAATTTTGGAAGGAACAGCTGGCAATGGCAGAGACGAAGTTTTCTGAGGAGCAGTACACCGAGTTCAAATCGTTATATGAACAGATGAAGCAGTATGAATCCTTAGTGTCGGATCAGGATGGGAACATCCATGAAGAACGATTGTCTGCGGAGCAGAAGGAAGAACTGAAGCAGGTACGTGAGCGCATTTTCCCCTTCTTGGAGAAGTTGGGTCTTGATGTTCGTAAACCGGGTGAGTAGCTTAGGTAGTGTTCAGGAGCTAAGGAGCGAAAGGGTGTCATTCCTTTTGCTCCTTTTCATTTTGTAGAAATGATTTCGTAGATAATCTTCTTATCTGCCTTGCACATTCAGCCGATACTGATGCGGAGTGGTGCCTGTTGCCTTGCGGAAAACTTTGCAAAAATAAGATGGGCTGGACATGCCTACACGGTGGCCTATTTCCGGAACAGTATGTGTGGTACTTGTGAGTAACACACAAGCATGACGAATACGAGTGGCCTGGGCGTAAGCAACGATGGTCGTGCCGGTAGCTTTTTTAAATATATGGGACAAATGATAAGGCGATAGATGCAGTGTATCTGCGATATCCTCCAGACGAAACGCTTCATTGTAGTGCTCTTCAATCCACTGCATGACAGTTTCGGCATGAGGGTGCAGAACGGGAGAGCCCGTTTGGAGCGTAGTAGAGCTGGGATACTGCCTGTCCTTCCAAAGGTAGCGAAGCTGTGCGAGAAGTCCAAGTAAAAAGAGTCGTGTATCCTCTTCCGCTTCATGTGGAAGTAATGTAGGCAGAATATCGGCAAATTGCTCCATCATCTGAACCAGTGGGGATGAAGTGGAAAGACAGATCGGTTGAAGCGGAGATCTTTGCTCGAGAAGGTCCATTGTAAAACGATTCGATACGGCAAATAGTCGAGAGTACGAGTTCAGCAGGTGCTGCTCATACATCAGGACACTGCGAATAAAGGGATGTTCTTTCGTGACTTGAATCTGGATCTGATGCAGCTGAAAAGGGCGGAATATCATCAGTGTACCCGGTTCAAGGGGGAATGCCTGCCCCTCGGTTATGAGTTGTCCATATCCATCATGGATATACGTGATCTCCATCTGTGAATGAGCGTGAAAAACCTCTCGGAACGCAGTCGTTGAGGTGCGATGGCATACCAGATTAAATTGATCCTCGGTGATTATGGGCATTAGGAATGCCTCCCCTTCAAAAGCGCAATATGGTTTCATTTTATCACAAGATGAACGCATAAAAGCGCTTTATTATTGTGTATTGTGAAGGGAATAAGGGAGGTATGCATTCATGTTAAATGTGGCCATTATTGGAGCAGGCGCAATCAGTGCAGCGCACATTACAGCGTATTTGGCATTTCCTGAACGATGCAAGATCGTAGCTGTGGTGGATATGTACGCGGAAAAAGCACAGAAACGAATTAACGAATACGGATTGGAGGGAGCGCAAGCTGTTACCGATTATCATGAATTGCTGGATCAAAACATTGACTTGGTTTCCGTATGTACCCCACCGTATACCCATGCACCGATCACATGTGATTTTCTGCATGCAGGTACACATGTGCTTGTCGAAAAACCAATGGCCTCTTCTTTACAAGAGGCGGATATGATGCTGGAAGCGGCGCAAAAAAGTGGTAAGTTGCTCTCGGTTGTGGCACAGAATCGTTTTACGACACCGATGATGAAACTAAAATATGTGCTGGACAGCAAACTTATGGGTCCCATTGTCCACGTACAGGTCGATTCATTCTGGTGGCGGGGCCATAATTATTATGATCTGTGGTGGCGTGGCACATGGGAAAAGGAAGGCGGAGGCTGTACACTTAATCATGCGGTCCATCATATTGATGCGATGCTTTGGATGATGGGTCCTCCGGTGGAATTACAGGCCATGATGGCGAATACGGCACATGATAATGCTGAAGTAGAGGATATTTCCATGGCAATGCTTCGTTTCCAAGAAGGAGCACTTGGTATGATTACCAGTTCAGTGGTACACCACGGAGAGGAGCAGCAGTTGATTTTTCAGGGTAAAGAGGCCAGGGTATCTGCGCCTTGGAAGGTCGTTGCTTCTACGGCACGAACGAATGGATTCCCAGAACCCAATCCAGATCTGGAACAGCAGATTCAGAAACTCGCTGACGACTTAGTGGATGTTATTCATGTGGGGCATGCTGGGCAAGTGGAGAATGTGCTAAACGCCATTGAGACAGAATCACCCCTTCTGGTGGATGGGAAGAGTGGTCGGAATACACTGGAACTCATTGTAGGCATCTATAAATCGGCCAGTACGGGGGAGAAGGTTACTTTTCCACTAAAGGCGGAGGATGCTTTCTATACAAGGGAAGGGATTATGCAACATGCGGTGCATTTTTATGAGAAAAAGACAGCCGTGGAGAACTTTGAGGATGTGGATATTACGTTAGGGAGAAAGTTGGAGTCTTAGTTAAATAACAAAAAAAGAGGCCAGTTCCACAGATATTGTGAGATCTGGCTTCATTTTATTGGAATCTTATTTATAAAACAAAATTAATACACTCGTTGGTTTCATCTATTTAATTTTGCGATGGCTTCTCTATTTAACCCTAAGAAGGTTATCTCATGGCCAAGGCAGAATCCGACGTAACTACGACATATTGGCAGGAAGTCATGCAGAAGCTGGAAAATAAATTGACAGAAATGAAAAAACATTGGAGATAAATATCCTCATTTTGCTGGTGATGATGGGAAGTATAATAACATCAACACCGATTAGAGGGTTTTAAGTTTCTGGACGGGTATGCTATGGATTATGTACAATATGACAGGAGAGGAAATCTACCGGCATATGGCATGGTCGTGGGATGAAACTTTGGAGCAATGGTTTATAAGACCAATCCCAGATCTTCATCACGATGTTGGCTTCCAGTCATTGGCATCAATGCGGAGAAGATGATGCATTGGATTGAAGACCACTACATAGATGAAATCAAATAAGATCATATGGTAAACAATATCCACTTATCCAAGTCTTATGCTTCCCGTATCTTTCAGCAAGAAACAGGAAGCAGTATTACGGACTAGGTCACAGCCCTAAGACTTAAGCAGGCTGATATCCTAAGCTGGAAACGACTACTCTGTCCGTTCAAGAGGTGGGCAGGCGGTATTCCGCAATGGATCTTATTTCGTTCAATTATTTCGCAAATCGACGGGAACAACTCCCGTACAGTATCGGCAACATTTTGAACACAGCAGCAGACATTAAATCACATGAGGGTAACTGCTGATGTTATTAAAAGTAGCGTCAGTACATTATCGTGATGAAATTTAAAGTGCTATTTTAAAATCACAATGTTTCGGAAATTAAAGTGAAAATGAAGTGTCGCCTCTTAATAGAATGAGAACCTATTCTTTACTCAAAAGTACGTGCTACAGCCACTTATCGGCCCACCGTTCGACGGCGCTTAAAGCGCGCCCCAGCTCTGTGCCTTTGCGGGACAACATATATTCTGTCCGAACAGGGCGTTCCGTAACCACATGACGTACGACCAGTCCCTCTTCCTCCAGTTCCTTCATCCGTTCATTAAGTACCCGTTTGCTCAGGTCCGGAATATAAGCGTGAATTTCACTGAATCGTTTGGGTTCTTCCATCAATGTATGAATAATGAGGGCTACCCATTTCCGGCCAATGATCTGATAAGACTGTTCCACCTTTTCGCATATTTGCTTGGCATTCTCATCATCGCTCATAATAGTACTCCTTTGATTTAGTTATGCTTATTATAGCACTAGTATACTTATTGTAACCTGAGTGTCCACAAGCCATATGTGTAAAATGTCACATACCAATTGTTCTTAATGTTACCACATAAAGCGTTAACATTAAATAAAAACCCTATAAACACTGGTGTTCACAGGTTAGACACGATTGTTGACGAATTGTGACGACAGGTGTAAGATGGGTAACGTCAATTCAATTGGTTACAATTTATAACCTTGATTAAGGTTGTGGAGAGAAGGAATGTTCCATGTTTAATTCAGGTCAGATACACAAGCGGAGGTAAGGCGGGGAACTCCCCCACTAATTCCGTCTTTTGTCATGCTTGGATTTGAACATTTTGCATCATCATATACTATACTGCACAGATCACAGGAGGCACTCCAATGGACGCAATGACATTTGTCCTCTTCGGGGCAACAGGCGATTTAGCCAAACGTAAGATTTACCCTGCATTATATAATTTGTACATTGATTCGAAAATGCCGAAATCCTTCTCCGTTATCGGTCTTGGACGGCGTGAATTGTCGGATGCTGACTTCCAGGCGAATGTTGAAAAGTCACTGCACACCTTCTCCCGTCAAACACCGGAGGAAGAAGCTCAGGTTCGCGACTTCATTGGAGCTTTCCGTTATTGTTCTTTAAATAATACGAAGCTTGAAGATTACACCAAATTGCTGGAACTGGTTCAGAAGCGTGAACAAGAGCTCAACATTCCTGAAAATCGCATGTTCTACATGTCGGTTGCACCGGAATTCTTTGAACCAATCGCACTGAATATTCAAGAAAGCGGCTTGGGTAACACCAAAGGCTGGAAGAAACTTATCATCGAAAAACCATTCGGACACGATCTGCAATCTGCACGTGAACTGAATGAGAAACTCAGCAATACCTTTGCGGAAGAAGAAATTTACCGTATTGACCATTTCCTTGGTAAACCGATGGTTCAAAATATTGAAACCCTCACTTATGCCAATCCGGTCATTCAGGCTTTGTGGTCCAACCGTTACATTGCCAACGTACAGATTACGGCAAGTGAAACGGTTGGTGTTGAAGAACGTGCCGCATATTATGACCAAAGCGGTGCCCTTCGTGAC
Above is a window of Paenibacillus sp. E222 DNA encoding:
- a CDS encoding peptide chain release factor 3, which codes for MSKAADNILQQEVDKRRTFAIISHPDAGKTTLTEKLLLFGGAIRLAGTVKARKASKHATSDWMEIEKQRGISVTSSVMQFDYLGHRINILDTPGHQDFSEDTYRTLTAADSAVMLIDVAKGVEAQTIKLFQVCAKRGIPIFTFINKLDREGQSPFDLMEELENVLGIRSVPMNWPIGTGRELCGVYDRMKNQVELFQGDDHSTIKVQKVDGYEDPIIREMAGDYLHDQLCQDLELLDVAGDQFDMEKVQRGELTPVFFGSAINNFGVQTFLENFLQLAPKPEPRRSTAGEIEPTNEKFSGYVFKIQANMNPAHRDRIAFLRIVSGKFQRGMSVKHNRVGKEIKLSQPQQFLAQDRDIVEEAYAGDIIGLFDPGIFRIGDSLSQGSEVIFDELPTFSPEIFAKVTVKNALKHKQYQKGIDQLTEEGTIQVFNTVSFDETLLGVVGQLQFEVFEYRMKGEYGVDVQLQRMPYQFARWIVDENLDPSKFRINSALVKDKKGNYVVLFENEYAMRTAMDKNPTAKFLETAP
- a CDS encoding AraC family transcriptional regulator, which translates into the protein MPIITEDQFNLVCHRTSTTAFREVFHAHSQMEITYIHDGYGQLITEGQAFPLEPGTLMIFRPFQLHQIQIQVTKEHPFIRSVLMYEQHLLNSYSRLFAVSNRFTMDLLEQRSPLQPICLSTSSPLVQMMEQFADILPTLLPHEAEEDTRLFLLGLLAQLRYLWKDRQYPSSTTLQTGSPVLHPHAETVMQWIEEHYNEAFRLEDIADTLHLSPYHLSHIFKKATGTTIVAYAQATRIRHACVLLTSTTHTVPEIGHRVGMSSPSYFCKVFRKATGTTPHQYRLNVQGR
- a CDS encoding Gfo/Idh/MocA family protein: MLNVAIIGAGAISAAHITAYLAFPERCKIVAVVDMYAEKAQKRINEYGLEGAQAVTDYHELLDQNIDLVSVCTPPYTHAPITCDFLHAGTHVLVEKPMASSLQEADMMLEAAQKSGKLLSVVAQNRFTTPMMKLKYVLDSKLMGPIVHVQVDSFWWRGHNYYDLWWRGTWEKEGGGCTLNHAVHHIDAMLWMMGPPVELQAMMANTAHDNAEVEDISMAMLRFQEGALGMITSSVVHHGEEQQLIFQGKEARVSAPWKVVASTARTNGFPEPNPDLEQQIQKLADDLVDVIHVGHAGQVENVLNAIETESPLLVDGKSGRNTLELIVGIYKSASTGEKVTFPLKAEDAFYTREGIMQHAVHFYEKKTAVENFEDVDITLGRKLES
- a CDS encoding RNA methyltransferase; translation: MDIVSPQNTRVKEWAQLLEKKHRTRQHKYIIEGIHLVEEALRAGADLECIVYDGEQGVPKELAGLEAPLQRVEWISVSPAVIAKCTDTMTPQPVFAIVHKGRELLQSLLSSAKGFVVVLDNVQDPGNVGTIIRSADAAGAAGVVLGAGCADVYNPKTIRSTMGSLFHLPIVEGPLESLLPEAKAAGVKLVSTSLQAEYSCYSYDFTQSVWLVIGNEGKGISESTAQLVDDAITIPMQGQAESLNAAMAATILLFEAMRQRMV
- a CDS encoding TrkA family potassium uptake protein; this encodes MAKKQYAVIGMGRFGSSVANALSGMGFDVLAIDADEQRTQEMSNIVTHAVSADSTDEEALRALGIRNFDVVVVAIGEDIQSSILTTLILKDMGVPVLIVKAQNELHGKVLQKIGADKVIYPERDMGLRVAHHLTSPNILDYIELSEDYSILEMRASEQMIGKNLLELNIRARFGCNVMAIRSGNSMNISPYAEDRIADGDVLIIVGHKDHLTKMELAYPK
- a CDS encoding DUF3600 domain-containing protein — translated: MNLDEQLRTAYQEETKNWTISDRTKHKILNAVRRESRLKRHRKKWLVTVLLAAVLIIPTGAYAGYSYLANEMYGSQENISAVGGTSEDYMRLEAKLQTAKKHLSEEEFIQFMDLMKQMGQMALKYADQQGEMHPEQWSVTEQTEFNRLTAELEPFFEKLEAASVDSPKEPMDQEQFWKEQLAMAETKFSEEQYTEFKSLYEQMKQYESLVSDQDGNIHEERLSAEQKEELKQVRERIFPFLEKLGLDVRKPGE
- the sspI gene encoding small acid-soluble spore protein SspI — its product is MPITLSLREAIVHKVHDKSDDQLREMIEGSVDGPEAALPGLGAIFEMIWKNTEPAKQEELIQIAQEHLHTIPVQPIR
- a CDS encoding helix-turn-helix domain-containing protein; this translates as MSDDENAKQICEKVEQSYQIIGRKWVALIIHTLMEEPKRFSEIHAYIPDLSKRVLNERMKELEEEGLVVRHVVTERPVRTEYMLSRKGTELGRALSAVERWADKWL
- a CDS encoding sigma-70 family RNA polymerase sigma factor — encoded protein: MMSEAERYIKLVELTRAGDYEAYGELYELTVMDVYRTVRFLIRDSSDAEDLVQEIYIQAYRSLERYDSERAFRPWLMGVTMRQVRSYRRRRLTQFRFSKRMEKSDTGLEYDFSGDLINKLANRPLLEQVHRLPYKLQQAITLHYLNEYTQEEISCILEIPIGTVKSRIHAALTKLRQNQKLNLGIRGKVEDLHESR